One Stigmatopora nigra isolate UIUO_SnigA chromosome 1, RoL_Snig_1.1, whole genome shotgun sequence DNA segment encodes these proteins:
- the LOC144205225 gene encoding general transcription factor II-I repeat domain-containing protein 2A-like has translation MKLPWNKLANVTTDGSPNLTGKNVGLLKRIQDKVKEQNPGQDLIFLHCIIHQESLCKSVLQLNHVVDPVVKLVNFIRARGLNHRQFITFLEETDADRQDLLYHSRVRWLSLGKVLQRVWELKEEIISFLELIGKSEEFPELRDVNWLCDFAFSVDIFSHMNELNVKLQGKDQFVHNMYTNVRAFKSKLILFSRQMSNKSFSHFPTLATLKEATRNIKKYCKTLDDLHREFCRRFSDFEKIEKSLLLVSCPLSQDPETAPLELQLELIDLQSDSTSKEKFNSSKLDDFYASLNEAMFPNLRRMAQKMLVLFGSTYVCEQTFSIMNINKARHRSKLFTKHYEHFACLRLTWMKAENTTLRQVNGMSAARRSTQASSYAAHFLQHLKMCTMLYMSRGHQ, from the exons ATGAAACTACCATGGAATAAACTTGCCAATGTCACCACAGATGGATCGCCAAatttaactggaaaaaacgTCGGACTGCTGAAAAGAATCCAGGATAAGGTGAAAGAACAAAACCCTGGGCAGGATCTTATCTTCCTTCATTGCATAATTCATCAGGAGTCTCTGTGTAAGTCTGTATTGCAGCTTAATCATGTCGTGGATCCAGTTGTAAAACTTGTTAATTTCATACGCGCACGAGGACTTAATCACCGTCAGTTCATTACGTTCTTGGAGGAAACTGATGCGGATCGCCAGGACTTACTCTACCATTCCCGTGTCCGCTGGTTAAGTTTGGGCAAAGTGCTACAACGAGTATGGGAGCTCAAAGAGGAGATCATCTCCTTTTTGGAGTTAATTGGGAAATCCGAAGAGTTTCCCGAGCTGAGAGACGTGAACTGGTTGTGTGACTTTGCTttttctgttgacattttttcgcACATGAATGAGCTGAACGTGAAACTACAGGGGAAAGATCAATTTGTACAcaacatgtacacaaatgtgcGAGCCTTCAAATCGAAGCTGATTTTATTCTCCagacaaatgtcaaacaaatcGTTCTCTCATTTTCCCACTCTAGCCACGCTAAAAGAGGCCACCCGAAACATaaagaaatactgcaaaacaCTGGACGACCTGCACAGAGAATTCTGCCGTCGGTTCTcagattttgaaaaaattgagAAGTCACTTCTGTTGGTCTCCTGTCCATTATCACAAGACCCTGAAACAGCGCCACTGGAGCTGCAATTGGAACTGATCGATCTTCAGTCCGATTCCACTTCAAAGGAGAAGTTTAACTCTTCTAAACTGGATGACTTTTACGCTTCACTTAATGAAGCCATGTTTCCAAACCTGCGGAGGATGGCACAGAAGATGCTGGTGTTGTTTGGCTCGACCTACGTTTGTGAGCAGACGTTCAGCATCATGAACATCAACAAAGCCCGTCACAGATCCAA gTTATTTACTAAGCACTATGAGCACTTTGCATGCCTGCGACTCACTTGGATGAAGGCAGAGAACACCACCTTGCGGCAAGTAAATGGAATGTCAGCAGCTAGGAGAAGCACACAAGCCAGCTCTTATGCTGCTCATTTTCTCCAGCATCTGAAGATGTGCACCATGCTCTACATGAGCAGGGGTCACCAATAG